Proteins co-encoded in one Kocuria flava genomic window:
- a CDS encoding histone-like nucleoid-structuring protein Lsr2, translating to MAQTVKIILEDDLDGGPAEETVRFGLDGGQYEIDLSEENAARLREAMRPFIAKARRAQAKQGGKQARTGAARPAGRGNPDTAAIRQWAREKGYEVSDRGRIHQDIQKAYYEENS from the coding sequence ATGGCACAGACCGTGAAGATCATCCTCGAGGACGACCTCGACGGGGGCCCGGCCGAGGAGACCGTCCGCTTCGGCCTCGACGGCGGCCAGTACGAGATCGACCTCTCCGAGGAGAACGCCGCCCGGCTGCGCGAGGCCATGCGCCCGTTCATCGCCAAGGCCCGCCGCGCGCAGGCCAAGCAGGGGGGCAAGCAGGCCCGCACCGGCGCCGCCCGCCCGGCCGGGCGCGGCAACCCGGACACCGCCGCCATCCGCCAGTGGGCCCGCGAGAAGGGCTACGAGGTCTCCGACCGCGGCCGGATCCACCAGGACATCCAGAAGGCGTACTACGAGGAGAACTCCTGA
- a CDS encoding ATP-dependent Clp protease ATP-binding subunit — MFERFTDRARRVVVLAQEEARMLNHNYIGTEHLLLGLIHEGEGVAAKALDSMGITLTGAREQVQDIIGPGQQAPSGHIPFTPRAKKVLELSLREALQLGHNYIGTEHILLGIIRAGEGVAAQVLTKLGAEPQKVRSTVLELISGYQGGGTPEKEGAGVRSAGQSEGVPAGSAVLDQFGRNLTAAAREGKLDPVIGRFREMERVMQVLSRRTKNNPVLIGEPGVGKTAVVEGLAQAIVRGDVPETLKDKHLYTLDLGSLVAGSRYRGDFEERLKKVLKEIRTRGDIILFIDEIHTLVGAGAAEGAIDAASILKPMLARGELQTIGATTLDEYRKHIEKDAALERRFQPIQVDEPSEAHAVEILKGLRDKYEAHHRVSISDEALESAVHLAARYVSDRFLPDKAIDLIDEAGARLRIKRMTAPPEIKELDDRITEVKRQKEAAIDGQDYELAASLRDTEQKLITEREDKDRAWREGGDELAEVTPEVISDVLSASTGVPVYKLTEEESGRLLHMEDELHKRIIGQDDAIKALSRSIRRTRAGLKDPRRPGGSFIFAGPTGVGKTELAKALAEFLFGDEDALITLDMSEYQEKHTVSRLFGAPPGYVGYEEGGQLTEKVRRKPFSVVLFDEVEKAHQDLFNSLLQILEDGRLTDSQGRVVDFKNTVIIMTTNLGTKDISRAVPVGFQTGIDDASNYERMQAKVQEELKEHFRPEFLNRVDEIIVFPQLTQEQIVQIVDMFVGRLQERLRDQGMSISVSDAAKVLLAQKGYDPSMGARPLRRTMQREIEDPLSEKILFGEISSGEKISVDVEGEGEQRAFVFTSTPMADLTDDGLDETMTGFEQAELGRGDGQSPA, encoded by the coding sequence ATGTTCGAGCGTTTCACCGACCGCGCCCGCCGGGTCGTGGTGCTGGCCCAGGAAGAGGCCAGGATGCTCAACCACAACTACATCGGCACCGAGCATCTGCTGCTGGGGCTGATCCACGAGGGCGAAGGCGTCGCCGCGAAGGCGCTGGACTCCATGGGGATCACCCTCACCGGCGCCCGCGAGCAGGTCCAGGACATCATCGGGCCGGGCCAGCAGGCCCCGTCCGGGCACATCCCGTTCACCCCGCGGGCCAAGAAGGTCCTCGAGCTGTCCCTGCGCGAGGCGCTGCAGCTGGGCCACAACTACATCGGCACCGAGCACATCCTGCTCGGCATCATCCGCGCCGGCGAGGGCGTCGCCGCCCAGGTGCTCACCAAGCTGGGCGCCGAGCCGCAGAAGGTGCGCTCCACCGTGCTGGAGCTGATCTCCGGCTACCAGGGCGGCGGCACCCCCGAGAAGGAGGGCGCCGGCGTGCGCTCGGCCGGGCAGTCCGAGGGCGTGCCCGCGGGCTCGGCCGTGCTCGACCAGTTCGGGCGCAACCTCACCGCCGCGGCCCGCGAGGGCAAGCTGGACCCGGTCATCGGGCGCTTCCGCGAGATGGAGCGCGTGATGCAGGTCCTGTCCCGGCGCACCAAGAACAACCCCGTGCTCATCGGCGAGCCCGGCGTCGGCAAGACCGCGGTCGTCGAGGGCCTGGCCCAGGCGATCGTGCGCGGCGACGTGCCGGAGACGCTCAAGGACAAGCACCTCTACACCCTCGACCTCGGCTCCCTGGTGGCGGGCTCCCGCTACCGCGGCGACTTCGAGGAGCGGCTGAAGAAGGTGCTCAAGGAGATCCGCACCCGCGGCGACATCATCCTGTTCATCGACGAGATCCACACCCTCGTCGGGGCCGGTGCCGCCGAGGGCGCGATCGACGCCGCCTCGATCCTCAAGCCCATGCTCGCCCGCGGCGAGCTGCAGACGATCGGCGCGACGACCCTCGACGAGTACCGCAAGCACATCGAGAAGGACGCCGCGCTCGAGCGCCGCTTCCAGCCGATCCAGGTCGACGAGCCCTCCGAGGCCCACGCCGTGGAGATCCTCAAGGGCCTGCGCGACAAGTACGAGGCCCACCACCGGGTCTCGATCTCCGACGAGGCCCTCGAGTCCGCGGTGCACCTCGCGGCCCGCTACGTCTCCGACCGGTTCCTCCCGGACAAGGCCATCGACCTGATCGACGAGGCCGGCGCCCGCCTGCGCATCAAGCGGATGACCGCCCCGCCGGAGATCAAGGAGCTCGACGACCGGATCACCGAGGTCAAGCGGCAGAAGGAGGCCGCGATCGACGGGCAGGACTACGAGCTCGCGGCGTCCCTGCGCGACACCGAGCAGAAGCTGATCACCGAGCGCGAGGACAAGGACCGCGCGTGGCGCGAGGGCGGCGACGAGCTGGCCGAGGTCACCCCCGAGGTCATCTCCGACGTCCTCTCCGCCTCCACCGGCGTGCCGGTCTACAAGCTCACGGAGGAGGAGTCCGGCCGCCTGCTGCACATGGAGGACGAGCTGCACAAGCGGATCATCGGCCAGGACGACGCCATCAAGGCGCTCTCCCGCTCGATCCGGCGCACCCGTGCGGGCCTGAAGGACCCCCGCCGCCCCGGCGGGTCGTTCATCTTCGCCGGCCCCACCGGCGTGGGCAAGACCGAGCTGGCCAAGGCGCTCGCCGAGTTCCTGTTCGGGGACGAGGACGCGCTGATCACGCTGGACATGTCCGAGTACCAGGAGAAGCACACCGTCTCCCGGCTCTTCGGCGCCCCTCCCGGCTACGTCGGCTACGAGGAGGGCGGCCAGCTCACCGAGAAGGTGCGCCGCAAGCCGTTCTCCGTGGTGCTCTTCGACGAGGTCGAGAAGGCCCACCAGGACCTGTTCAACTCGCTGCTGCAGATCCTCGAGGACGGCCGCCTCACGGACTCCCAGGGCCGCGTGGTGGACTTCAAGAACACCGTGATCATCATGACCACGAACCTCGGCACGAAGGACATCTCCCGGGCGGTGCCCGTGGGCTTCCAGACCGGGATCGACGACGCCTCGAACTACGAGCGGATGCAGGCGAAGGTGCAGGAGGAGCTCAAGGAGCACTTCCGCCCCGAGTTCCTCAACCGCGTGGACGAGATCATCGTCTTCCCGCAGCTGACCCAGGAGCAGATCGTCCAGATCGTCGACATGTTCGTCGGCCGCCTCCAGGAGCGGCTGCGCGACCAGGGCATGTCGATCTCGGTCTCGGACGCCGCGAAGGTGCTGCTCGCGCAGAAGGGCTACGACCCCTCGATGGGCGCCCGCCCGCTGCGCCGCACCATGCAGCGCGAGATCGAGGACCCGCTGTCGGAGAAGATCCTCTTCGGGGAGATCAGCTCCGGGGAGAAGATCAGCGTGGACGTCGAGGGCGAGGGCGAGCAGCGCGCCTTCGTCTTCACCTCGACCCCGATGGCCGACCTCACCGACGACGGCCTGGACGAGACCATGACCGGTTTCGAGCAGGCGGAGCTGGGCCGGGGGGACGGTCAGTCCCCGGCCTGA
- a CDS encoding amino-acid N-acetyltransferase, whose product MTDLRLRPARTSDVPGIKELVAPLALAGVLINKDTVAYYEGIQEFLVVEAVDDDGRVHLVGCGALHVMWQDLAEVRTLATSAAWRGRGVGATVLAGLVERARAVGVSRVFCLTFEVEFFGRHGFEVMANQEQIDPDVFAELLRSHDEGVAEYLDLARVKPNTLGNTRMLLQLSPED is encoded by the coding sequence GTGACCGACCTCCGCCTGCGCCCCGCCCGCACCTCCGACGTCCCCGGGATCAAGGAGCTGGTGGCGCCGCTGGCCCTTGCCGGGGTGCTGATCAACAAGGACACGGTCGCCTACTACGAGGGCATCCAGGAGTTCCTCGTCGTCGAGGCCGTCGACGACGACGGCCGGGTCCACCTCGTCGGCTGCGGGGCGCTGCACGTGATGTGGCAGGACCTGGCCGAGGTCCGCACCCTCGCGACCTCCGCGGCGTGGCGCGGCCGGGGGGTGGGGGCCACCGTCCTGGCGGGGCTGGTCGAGCGGGCCCGCGCGGTGGGGGTCTCCCGCGTGTTCTGCCTGACCTTCGAGGTCGAGTTCTTCGGCCGGCACGGCTTCGAGGTGATGGCCAATCAGGAGCAGATCGACCCCGACGTCTTCGCCGAGCTGCTGCGCTCCCACGACGAGGGCGTGGCGGAGTACCTCGACCTCGCCCGGGTGAAGCCCAACACCCTGGGCAACACCCGGATGCTGCTCCAGCTCAGCCCGGAAGACTGA
- a CDS encoding A/G-specific adenine glycosylase, translating into MSSVAPTPSPAPPHPDLPGLHEAVVRWYGSAARDLPWRDPRCGPWGVLVSEFMLQQTPVARVLPVWRSWLQRWPRPEDLAAEPAGEAVRAWGRLGYPRRALRLHAAATEIVARHGGQVPADHAALLALPGVGTYTAAAVAVFAFGDRRTVVDTNIRRVHARAVSGRGLPSRSLTAAEARLADELMPADDDLAVAWNQAVMELGALVCTARTPRCAACPLFGTCAWVAAGRPAPEETPRGQAWHGTDRQVRGALLAVLRAGTEPVPARHLLGPVDPADLVHLPAEGLRALERLNGLDAPPEQRHRALEGLLADGLAAEDARGVSLPG; encoded by the coding sequence ATGAGCTCCGTTGCCCCGACGCCCTCCCCCGCCCCGCCGCACCCCGACCTGCCGGGCCTGCACGAGGCCGTGGTCCGGTGGTACGGCAGCGCCGCCCGCGACCTGCCCTGGCGCGACCCCCGCTGCGGGCCGTGGGGCGTGCTGGTCAGCGAGTTCATGCTCCAGCAGACCCCGGTGGCGCGGGTGCTGCCGGTGTGGCGGTCGTGGCTGCAGCGCTGGCCCCGGCCCGAGGACCTGGCGGCGGAGCCCGCCGGGGAGGCCGTGCGGGCGTGGGGCCGGCTCGGCTACCCCCGCCGGGCGCTGCGGCTGCACGCCGCCGCCACGGAGATCGTCGCCCGCCACGGTGGACAGGTGCCCGCCGACCACGCGGCGCTGCTCGCGCTGCCCGGGGTCGGGACCTACACGGCCGCCGCCGTGGCCGTCTTCGCCTTCGGCGACCGCCGCACGGTCGTGGACACCAACATCCGCCGCGTCCACGCCCGGGCGGTCTCCGGGCGGGGCCTGCCCTCCCGCTCCCTGACGGCCGCGGAGGCGCGCCTGGCCGACGAGCTCATGCCCGCCGACGACGACCTCGCGGTGGCCTGGAACCAGGCCGTCATGGAGCTCGGGGCGCTCGTGTGCACGGCCCGCACCCCGCGGTGCGCCGCCTGCCCGCTGTTCGGGACCTGCGCGTGGGTCGCGGCGGGGCGCCCCGCCCCGGAGGAGACCCCGCGGGGACAGGCCTGGCACGGCACGGACCGCCAGGTGCGCGGGGCGCTGCTGGCGGTGCTGCGGGCGGGCACCGAGCCGGTCCCGGCCCGGCACCTGCTGGGCCCGGTGGACCCGGCGGACCTCGTCCACCTCCCGGCGGAGGGGCTGCGGGCCCTCGAGCGCCTGAACGGCCTGGACGCCCCGCCGGAGCAGCGCCACCGCGCCCTCGAGGGGCTGCTGGCGGACGGGCTCGCGGCCGAGGACGCGCGCGGGGTCAGTCTTCCGGGCTGA
- the disA gene encoding DNA integrity scanning diadenylate cyclase DisA: MAKTPEDALRRTLARLAPGTELRAGLERILRGRTGGLVVLGFDRSVEAICSGGFDIDTDFSAPKLRELAKMDGAIVCDKDATRILKAGVQLVPDASIGTTESGTRHRSAERTAKETGLPVISVSQSMSVITIYVGETRYAVEGSQSIMARANQALQTLEHYSNRMEQVLGNLSSLEIEASVTVRDVALTLQRMEMVRRISAEIGWYVLELGVDGRLIALQLEELTAGTGPGPDVVLRDYLPEDVPAGHVEEALGRLAQLTPTELIDLQRIAGCVGLVETPGSLETELHPHGYRLLEGIKSMPRAVANRLVRQFDGLQSLMAANLEDLKAVEGIGEQRARTVRESLSRMAETSLLERFM, encoded by the coding sequence GTGGCGAAGACCCCTGAGGACGCACTGCGCAGAACCCTGGCACGGCTGGCCCCGGGCACGGAGCTGCGCGCGGGCCTCGAGCGGATCCTGCGCGGGCGCACCGGCGGACTGGTCGTCCTGGGCTTCGACCGCTCCGTGGAGGCGATCTGCTCCGGCGGCTTCGACATCGACACCGACTTCTCCGCGCCGAAGCTGCGCGAGCTCGCCAAGATGGACGGCGCCATCGTCTGCGACAAGGACGCCACCCGCATCCTCAAGGCCGGCGTCCAGCTCGTCCCCGACGCCTCGATCGGCACGACCGAGTCGGGCACCCGCCACCGTTCCGCCGAGCGCACCGCGAAGGAGACGGGCCTGCCGGTGATCTCGGTGAGCCAGTCGATGAGCGTCATCACCATCTACGTGGGCGAGACCCGCTACGCCGTCGAGGGCTCCCAGTCGATCATGGCCCGCGCCAACCAGGCCCTGCAGACCCTGGAGCACTACAGCAACCGCATGGAGCAGGTCCTCGGCAACCTCTCCTCCCTGGAGATCGAGGCCTCGGTCACGGTGCGGGACGTGGCGCTGACGCTGCAGCGCATGGAGATGGTCCGGCGGATCTCCGCCGAGATCGGCTGGTACGTGCTCGAGCTCGGCGTGGACGGGCGGCTGATCGCCCTGCAGCTCGAGGAGCTCACCGCCGGCACCGGACCGGGCCCCGACGTCGTGCTGCGCGACTACCTCCCGGAGGACGTCCCGGCGGGCCACGTCGAGGAGGCCCTCGGGCGCCTCGCGCAGCTGACGCCCACCGAGCTGATCGACCTGCAGCGCATCGCCGGGTGCGTGGGGCTCGTCGAGACCCCGGGCAGCCTCGAGACCGAGCTGCACCCGCACGGCTACCGCCTGCTGGAGGGGATCAAGTCCATGCCGCGGGCCGTGGCCAACCGGCTCGTGCGCCAGTTCGACGGCCTGCAGTCGCTGATGGCCGCGAACCTCGAGGACCTCAAGGCCGTGGAGGGCATCGGCGAGCAGCGGGCCCGCACGGTGCGCGAGTCGCTGTCCCGGATGGCCGAGACGAGCCTGCTCGAGCGCTTCATGTGA
- the radA gene encoding DNA repair protein RadA, whose protein sequence is MSTRTRRNTPSYRCTECGWATAKWVGRCGECQAWGTVEEVGEHRARTTAARSIAEPARPIAQVDATVATSVPTGVPELDRVLGGGLVPGAVVLMAGEPGVGKSTLLLDVAARFAEGPGDASRDVLYVTGEESAAQVKLRADRIGAVAPTLYLTAETDLATALGQIERIGPRLLVVDSVQTLASAEVEGSAGGVTQVREVTASLIAAAKQRNMTTLLVGHVTKDGSIAGPRLLEHLVDVVCQFEGEKHSRIRLLRAVKNRYGPTDEVGCFDLTETGIASVEDPSGLFVSRTALPVSGTCLTVTLEGRRPLLAEVQALLDRSSTAQPRRATAGLESSRVAMLLAVLQRRAGVGLANLDCYVSTVGGVRLTEPSTDLAVAMALASAAQDRPLPQRLVCFGEVGLAGEVRPVPGIGRRIQEVARLGFTHAVVPASPTGPGPVPEGFSVREVTTISDAMELLFPGAGAGPRQKRETAAAV, encoded by the coding sequence ATGAGCACACGGACCCGCCGCAACACCCCGTCCTACCGCTGCACCGAGTGCGGCTGGGCCACGGCCAAGTGGGTGGGCCGCTGCGGGGAGTGCCAGGCCTGGGGCACCGTCGAGGAGGTCGGCGAGCACCGGGCGCGCACCACGGCGGCCCGCTCCATCGCCGAGCCGGCCCGCCCGATCGCCCAGGTCGACGCGACCGTGGCCACCTCGGTGCCCACCGGCGTGCCGGAGCTGGACCGCGTCCTGGGCGGCGGGCTCGTCCCCGGCGCGGTGGTGCTGATGGCCGGGGAGCCGGGGGTCGGGAAGTCCACGCTGCTGCTCGACGTCGCCGCCCGCTTCGCCGAGGGCCCGGGGGACGCCTCCCGCGACGTCCTCTACGTCACCGGCGAGGAGTCCGCCGCCCAGGTGAAGCTGCGGGCGGACCGGATCGGGGCCGTGGCACCCACGCTGTACCTGACGGCCGAGACGGACCTCGCGACCGCCCTGGGCCAGATCGAGCGCATCGGCCCGCGCCTGCTCGTGGTGGACTCGGTGCAGACCCTGGCCAGTGCGGAGGTCGAGGGCTCCGCCGGCGGGGTCACGCAGGTCCGGGAGGTCACCGCCTCCCTCATCGCCGCCGCCAAGCAGCGGAACATGACCACCCTGCTCGTGGGCCACGTGACCAAGGACGGCTCGATCGCCGGGCCGCGGCTGCTCGAGCACCTCGTGGACGTGGTCTGCCAGTTCGAGGGCGAGAAGCACTCGCGGATCCGGCTCCTGCGGGCGGTGAAGAACCGCTACGGCCCCACGGACGAGGTCGGCTGCTTCGACCTCACGGAGACGGGGATCGCGAGCGTCGAGGACCCCTCCGGGCTGTTCGTCTCCCGCACGGCCCTGCCGGTCTCGGGCACGTGCCTGACCGTGACCCTCGAGGGCCGCCGCCCGCTGCTGGCGGAGGTGCAGGCCCTGCTGGACCGCTCCTCGACCGCCCAGCCGCGCCGGGCCACCGCGGGCCTGGAGTCCTCCCGGGTCGCCATGCTGCTGGCCGTGCTGCAGCGGCGGGCGGGGGTGGGGCTCGCGAACCTCGACTGCTACGTCTCCACCGTGGGCGGGGTGCGCCTGACCGAGCCCTCCACCGACCTGGCCGTGGCCATGGCCCTGGCCTCCGCCGCGCAGGACCGGCCCCTCCCCCAGCGGCTCGTGTGCTTCGGGGAGGTGGGCCTGGCCGGGGAGGTGCGCCCCGTGCCGGGGATCGGCCGGCGCATCCAGGAGGTCGCGCGCCTGGGCTTCACCCACGCGGTCGTGCCCGCGAGCCCGACCGGCCCCGGCCCCGTCCCCGAGGGGTTCTCGGTGCGGGAGGTCACCACGATCTCCGACGCCATGGAGCTGCTCTTCCCCGGTGCCGGGGCGGGCCCGCGGCAGAAGCGGGAGACCGCCGCGGCCGTATGA
- a CDS encoding FUSC family protein: MQPSRPVRAISRAVRTRTRVGLARVRSGLLQTFQMTVASVGAYVIAEHLLGHSGPIFAATAALVALGFAKGGLRYRRVLEVSIGCTLGIAVGDALIHVLGTGVWQAAVVLMTSILLARFLDNGTLFTTQMGLQSVLVVLLPPSADGVFARSTDAVVGGLCALAMAYFVPADPRRQPREDLRRLVEEFAGVLRETARAVSDYDARAAWHALVRARQTQPLIDSVTTGLQASLEIVRASPLYRGRRTEVEHLEHSIHYLDLAVRNARVLARRTASVLNHVTLSDEAVASLTGALEDLGDAVTTLGHALTSASPGSRESYLRRARTELADVAGRLHPGRMGVRTMEGETLVLDTRPMVVDLLEAAGMTHDEARAQLPRLEGWDRG; the protein is encoded by the coding sequence ATGCAGCCGAGCCGGCCCGTGCGGGCGATCTCCCGCGCCGTGCGCACCCGCACCCGGGTGGGCCTGGCCCGGGTGCGCTCCGGGCTGCTGCAGACCTTCCAGATGACGGTCGCGAGCGTGGGCGCCTACGTGATCGCCGAGCACCTGCTGGGCCACTCGGGGCCGATCTTCGCGGCCACGGCCGCGCTGGTCGCCCTGGGCTTCGCCAAGGGCGGGCTGCGCTACCGCCGGGTGCTGGAGGTCTCGATCGGCTGCACCCTCGGCATCGCCGTGGGCGACGCCCTGATCCACGTGCTGGGCACCGGCGTGTGGCAGGCCGCCGTGGTGCTCATGACCTCGATCCTGCTCGCCCGCTTCCTGGACAACGGCACGCTGTTCACCACCCAGATGGGCCTGCAGTCGGTGCTCGTGGTGCTCCTGCCGCCGTCCGCCGACGGGGTCTTCGCCCGCTCGACCGACGCGGTCGTCGGCGGGCTGTGCGCGCTCGCGATGGCCTACTTCGTGCCCGCCGACCCGCGGCGGCAGCCCCGGGAGGACCTGCGCCGCCTCGTCGAGGAGTTCGCGGGGGTGCTGCGCGAGACCGCCCGGGCCGTCTCCGACTACGACGCGCGGGCCGCGTGGCACGCCCTCGTGCGCGCCCGCCAGACCCAGCCGCTGATCGACTCCGTGACCACCGGGCTCCAGGCGTCCCTGGAGATCGTGCGCGCCTCGCCGCTGTACCGGGGCCGGCGCACCGAGGTGGAGCACCTCGAGCACTCCATCCACTACCTGGACCTGGCCGTGCGCAACGCCCGCGTGCTCGCCCGCCGCACCGCGTCCGTGCTCAACCACGTGACCCTCTCCGACGAGGCCGTCGCGTCCCTGACCGGGGCCCTCGAGGACCTCGGCGACGCCGTGACGACGCTGGGCCACGCGCTCACCTCGGCCTCCCCCGGCTCGCGGGAGAGCTACCTGCGCCGGGCGCGCACGGAGCTCGCGGACGTCGCCGGGCGGCTGCACCCGGGCCGGATGGGCGTGCGCACCATGGAGGGCGAGACCCTGGTCCTGGACACGCGCCCGATGGTCGTGGACCTGCTCGAGGCCGCGGGCATGACCCACGACGAGGCCCGCGCCCAGCTGCCCCGCCTCGAGGGCTGGGACCGCGGCTGA
- the pstS gene encoding phosphate ABC transporter substrate-binding protein PstS — MKVSHLGRSAAVLAIGTLALTACGSDNATGGGSGTETSASGAGVSGTLTGIGASSQQAAMTAWQNGFQEANPEAQVQYSPDGSGAGREAFTAGGADFAGTDAYLDEEEYEASKEVCGPDGGFHIPAYISPIAVAFNLPGVDTVNMDGPTIAKVFTGEITTWNDPAIAEQNPETELPDTPITVVHRNDESGTTENFQEYLAAAAPEVWTEEVSGNWPSQWAAENNKGTAGVVQSTNATEGAITYADASAVGELGTVAVGVGEEYVEYSAEAAAKAVESSTPVEGRAEHDMAMDLERDTTESGAYPIVLVSYHLYCSQYDSQETADLAKAFGEYVISEDGQQTAADAAGSAPMSENLRTQAQEALESITVAG; from the coding sequence GTGAAGGTTTCCCACCTCGGCCGTTCCGCCGCCGTCCTCGCCATCGGCACCCTCGCCCTGACCGCGTGCGGGTCCGACAACGCCACGGGCGGGGGCTCGGGCACCGAGACCTCGGCCTCGGGCGCCGGCGTCTCCGGCACCCTGACCGGCATCGGCGCCTCCTCCCAGCAGGCGGCCATGACCGCCTGGCAGAACGGCTTCCAGGAGGCCAACCCCGAGGCCCAGGTCCAGTACTCCCCGGACGGCTCCGGCGCCGGCCGCGAGGCCTTCACCGCCGGCGGCGCCGACTTCGCCGGCACCGACGCCTACCTCGACGAGGAGGAGTACGAGGCGTCCAAGGAGGTCTGCGGGCCCGACGGCGGCTTCCACATCCCCGCCTACATCTCCCCGATCGCGGTCGCCTTCAACCTCCCCGGCGTGGACACCGTGAACATGGACGGGCCGACGATCGCGAAGGTCTTCACCGGCGAGATCACGACCTGGAACGACCCGGCGATCGCCGAGCAGAACCCGGAGACGGAGCTGCCCGACACGCCGATCACCGTGGTCCACCGCAACGACGAGTCCGGCACCACCGAGAACTTCCAGGAGTACCTGGCCGCGGCCGCCCCCGAGGTGTGGACCGAGGAGGTCTCCGGCAACTGGCCCTCGCAGTGGGCCGCCGAGAACAACAAGGGCACCGCCGGTGTCGTGCAGTCCACCAACGCCACCGAGGGCGCGATCACCTACGCCGACGCCTCTGCGGTGGGCGAGCTCGGCACCGTGGCCGTGGGCGTGGGCGAGGAGTACGTCGAGTACTCCGCCGAGGCCGCCGCGAAGGCCGTGGAGTCCTCCACCCCCGTCGAGGGCCGCGCCGAGCACGACATGGCGATGGACCTCGAGCGCGACACCACCGAGTCCGGGGCCTACCCGATCGTGCTGGTGTCCTACCACCTGTACTGCTCGCAGTACGATTCCCAGGAGACCGCCGACCTGGCCAAGGCCTTCGGCGAGTACGTGATCAGCGAGGACGGCCAGCAGACGGCCGCCGACGCGGCCGGCTCCGCGCCGATGTCCGAGAACCTCCGCACCCAGGCGCAGGAGGCCCTCGAGAGCATCACCGTCGCCGGCTGA
- the pstC gene encoding phosphate ABC transporter permease subunit PstC, giving the protein MSTTVTTEQPTALAQGSPGGGRAGDSVFAGLSLGAGILILASLAAVALFLFLEALPTFQAPAEEISGGAGFWSYIWPMIIGTVIAAVIALVIATPIGVLVALYISHYAPARIAKPVGYVIDLLAAIPSVIYGAWGTTVLAGALVPFYDWLAENLGFIPLFAGPASQTGKTMLTVGVVLAIMILPIITAMSREIFVQTPKLHEEAALALGATRWEMIRMTVLPFARPGIISSVMLALGRALGETMAVALVLSGGPLTASLIQSGNQTIAAEIALNFPEAYGLRLSELIAAGLVLFLITLVVNMAARAIIARYKEFSGAN; this is encoded by the coding sequence ATGTCCACCACCGTCACCACCGAGCAGCCCACCGCGCTCGCCCAGGGGAGCCCTGGCGGCGGCCGCGCCGGCGACTCGGTCTTCGCCGGGCTCAGCCTCGGCGCCGGCATCCTGATCCTCGCCTCCCTGGCAGCCGTCGCGCTGTTCCTCTTCCTGGAGGCCCTGCCCACGTTCCAGGCCCCCGCCGAGGAGATCTCGGGCGGGGCCGGCTTCTGGTCCTACATCTGGCCGATGATCATCGGCACGGTCATCGCCGCCGTCATCGCCCTCGTGATCGCCACCCCGATCGGGGTGCTCGTGGCGCTGTACATCTCCCACTACGCGCCCGCCCGGATCGCGAAGCCGGTCGGCTACGTCATCGACCTGCTCGCCGCGATCCCCTCGGTGATCTACGGGGCGTGGGGCACCACGGTGCTCGCGGGCGCGCTCGTGCCGTTCTACGACTGGCTGGCCGAGAACCTGGGGTTCATCCCCCTCTTCGCGGGCCCGGCCTCCCAGACCGGCAAGACGATGCTGACGGTGGGCGTCGTGCTGGCCATCATGATCCTGCCGATCATCACCGCGATGTCCCGCGAGATCTTCGTCCAGACCCCGAAGCTCCACGAGGAGGCCGCCCTGGCCCTGGGCGCCACCCGGTGGGAGATGATCCGGATGACCGTGCTGCCCTTCGCCCGGCCCGGCATCATCTCCTCGGTCATGCTGGCCCTGGGCCGCGCCCTCGGCGAGACCATGGCCGTGGCCCTCGTCCTGTCGGGCGGGCCGCTGACCGCCTCGCTGATCCAGTCGGGCAACCAGACCATCGCGGCGGAGATCGCCCTGAACTTCCCCGAGGCCTACGGCCTGCGCCTCTCGGAGCTCATCGCCGCCGGCCTCGTCCTGTTCCTGATCACCCTGGTCGTGAACATGGCGGCCCGCGCCATCATCGCCCGCTACAAGGAATTCTCGGGAGCCAACTGA